One window of the Epinephelus moara isolate mb chromosome 22, YSFRI_EMoa_1.0, whole genome shotgun sequence genome contains the following:
- the cratb gene encoding carnitine O-acetyltransferase b — MIFRKFQAGTCRAWLCRVSLRQELCFSSSSTVPPQPVPPLAQTLQGYLTALEPLLPPEELSHTRRMVQEFGRPGGLGSRLQDGLEKRARLTKNWISPWWTQWAYLESRQPLPVHSNPAISLPRRDYNGWKSQLVFASKLIAAVLDFKAKINTGQLPVEYMRGKPLCMELYPLLFSSCRIPGPKHDYVAHYGRSRRMPTHITVVRNYQFFQLEVYNSDGSRMTESQIHSQLLRIRSQSWKTDKEPMGILTSEHRHTWGAAYNRLLRDKLNKESVRMIETGLFSLCLDSPVMRISDEKYASRKAAQILHGGGTFSNSGNRWFDKTLQFVVGEDGSWGLLYEPATAEGPPIATLLHHILEYCEKPDPKRAPLIPLPMPKKLYFHIGREIKRDIENAKQNLDILINDLDVNVFNFKKFGKDLPKQHNLSPNSFIQVALQLAYYRVHNEVCVACDIASQRMFRGGRTEYIRSPTNETLKFILAFDDPSVSREAKIQLFREAVDAYTALTQQVLRGYGIDHHLLGLKLQAIEEGMSIPKIFMDTAYGLATHWKLRTGQVPANTDSVMCFGPLVPDGYAICYNPQADHVHFSITAFNCCEETHAETLALTLKNTLCQLQELLQPTV; from the exons ATGATTTTCAGGAAATTTCAAGCAGGAACCTGCAGGGCATGGCTGTGTCGG GTTTCGTTGAGGCAGGAGCtgtgtttctcctcctcctcaaccgTGCCCCCACAGCCTGTGCCCCCTCTGGCCCAGACCCTGCAGGGTTACCTGACTGCCCTGGAGCCCTTGCTGCCCCCGGAGGAGCTCAGTCACACCCGCAGGATGGTGCAGGAGTTCGGCAGGCCAGGAGGCCTCGGCTCGCGGCTACAGGACGGGCTGGAGAAGAGAGCCAGACTCACCAAGAACTgg atcTCACCCTGGTGGACGCAATGGGCATACTTGGAGAGCAGACAGCCGCTGCCCGTGCACTCGAACCCAGCCATCTCTCTGCCCAGGAGAGATTATAATGGCTGGAAGAGCCAGCTAGT GTTTGCATCCAAACTGATCGCAGCCGTTCTGGACTTCAAGGCCAAAATCAACAC CGGCCAGCTGCCGGTGGAGTACATGCGAGGGAAGCCTCTGTGCATGGAGCTCTATCcgctcctcttctcctcctgcaGGATCCCTGGCCCCAAACACGACTACGTCGCCCACTATGGCCGCTCCCGACGCATGCCGACTCACATCACCGTCGTCAGGAACTACCAG TTCTTCCAGCTGGAGGTTTACAACAGCGACGGCTCTCGGATGACGGAGAGTCAGATCCACAGCCAGCTGCTGAGGATCAGGTCTCAGTCCTGGAAGACGGATAAAGAGCCGATGGGCATCCTGACCAGCGAGCACCGTCACACCTGGGGAGCGGCCTACAACCGGCTGCTGAGAG ATAAACTAAACAAGGAATCAGTACGGATGATAGAGACGGGACTTTTCTCCTTGTGTCTGGATTCTCCGGTCATGAGGATATCTGATGAAAA GTATGCCAGCCGTAAGGCAGCGCAGATTCTGCACGGAGGCGGGACGTTCTCCAACAGCGGCAACCGCTGGTTTGATAAAACACTGCAG TTCGTGGTGGGCGAGGACGGCTCCTGGGGTCTTCTGTATGAACCAGCCACAGCGGAGGGTCCACCCATCGCAACACTGCTGCACCACATCCTCGAGTACTG TGAGAAACCAGACCCAAAGAGAGCGCCGCTGATCCCTCTACCGATGCCAAAGAAGCTTTACTTTCACATAGGCCGAGAGATAAAGAGGGACATAGAGAACGCCAAGCAGAACCTGGATAT ACTGATCAACGACCTCGACGTGAACGTGTTTAACTTCAAGAAGTTTGGAAAGGATCTCCCCAAGCAGCACAACCTGAGTCCAAACTCCTTCATCCAGGTGGCCCTGCAGCTCGCCTACTACAG agTTCACAACGAGGTCTGTGTTGCCTGCGACATCGCCTCTCAGAGGATGTTCCGAGGAGGACGGACCGAGTATATCCGCTCGCCCACAAATGAGACACTCAAGTTCATCCTTGCCTTCGATGATCCGTCTGTATCG cGGGAAGCAAAGATTCAACTGTTCAGAGAAGCCGTTGATGCCTACACAGCTCTGACTCAgcag GTACTCAGAGGATACGGCATAGACCACCACCTGCTGGGGCTCAAACTGCAGGCCATCGAGGAAGGAATGAGCATCCCCAAAATCTTCATGGACACAGCTTACGGCCTTGCAACACACTGGAAACTGCGGACAggacag GTGCCTGCGAACACTGACAGCGTGATGTGTTTCGGACCCCTCGTTCCTGACGGTTACGCCATTTGCTACAACCCCCAGGCAGACCACGTCCACTTCTCCATCACCGCCTTCAACTGCTGCGAGGAGACGCACGCAGAGACTCTAGCTCTCACCCTTAAGAACACTTTGTGTCAGCTACAGGAGCTCCTGCAGCCTACTgtgtag
- the ppt2b gene encoding lysosomal thioesterase PPT2: MKGSFFVLSSRRRRRSSGAAGLLYPLLGACLWAAVVGYKPVIIVHGLFDSSGDFKNLHRFINESHPGTNVTVIDLFDRSASLQPMWKQVEGFKAAIYPIMQNAEDGVHFICYSQGGLVCRGILSTLPDHNVESFISLSSPQAGQYGDTDYLRYLFPQFVKSNLFHLCYTSIGQRISICNYWNDPHHRDLYVNSSDYLALLNSERPNPNSTEWKKNFLKIKKLVLIGGPDDGVITPWQSSQFGFYDDNETVVEMQHQDLYLRDVFGLKTLAARGDLILCSVPGVEHVYWHSNETVFHLCMEKWLV, from the exons atgaagggctccttttttgttttgtccagccggaggagaaggaggagcagCGGGGCGGCCGGGCTCCTCTATCCGCTGCTCGGTGCGTGTCTCTGGGCTGCGGTGGTCGGGTACAAGCCGGTGATCATAGTGCACGGTTTGTTCGACAGCTCAGGGGATTTTAAAAACTTACATCGCTTCATTAACGAG TCTCATCCTGGAACAAATGTCACAGTCATCGACTTGTTTGACAGAAGTGCCAGCCTGCAGCCCATGTGGAAGCAGGTCGAGGGATTCAAGGCAGCTATTTACCCAATAATGCAAAACGCAGAGGACGGGGTCCATTTTATCTGCTACTCTcaag GTGGGCTGGTTTGCAGAGGAATCCTCTCCACTCTCCCTGACCACAACGTTGAATCCTTCATCTCTCTGTCTTCGCCTCAGGCCGGGCAATATGGAG ACACAGACTACCTGAGGTACCTCTTCCCACAGTTTGTGAAGTCCAATCTCTTCCACCTCTGCTACACCTCAATAGGCCAGAGGATCTCCATCTGCAACTACTGGAACG accCCCACCACAGAGACCTGTACGTGAACAGCAGTGATTATTTGGCTCTGCTCAACAGCGAGAGACCCAATCCAAATTCAACAG AGTGGAAGAAGAACTTcctaaaaattaaaaagctgGTGCTGATCGGAGGACCAGACGATGGAGTCATCACTCCCTGGCAGTCGAG TCAGTTTGGCTTTTATGACGACAACGAGACTGTCGTCGAGATGCAGCACCAGGAT cTGTATTTAAGAGATGTTTTTGGTCTGAAGACGTTGGCGGCTCGTGGAGATCTGAtcctctgttctgttcccggcgTTGAACACGTGTACTGGCACTCGAATGAGACAGTGTTCCACCTGTGCATGGAGAAATGGCTGGTGTGA